The Deltaproteobacteria bacterium genome includes the window CTGTCCGAGGAGGCTCCCCCCACAAGGAGTGGATAACCATAGCGCGCCGTTACGGGAAGGACGGCCATGGTGATCTCGCTGGAGTATGGACCTAAAACCAGATCCACCTTTTCCTTTACGATCATCTCCTCGTACAGGGATGCTGCCTTTTTCCCGTCGCTTGCGTCATCCTTGATGATCATTTCAACCTTTCGGCCGAGAAGGCCGCCGCGTTCGTTCACCTGCCTTGCCCAGAGGGTGTATCCCATCTTCTGCATTACGGACATCTCGGTGTATTTTCCCGTCAGTCCCAGTGTCAACCCGATCCTGACCGGAGCCGACGCCAGGACCGGGCCTGCCGCCAACAACAACGCCGACAGACAAACACAGACCGGAATTGACCGTCTCATCCAAAAAGCTCTATTCATTCCCATTCAACATCCCTTGCCGGAACATCATTTCAAAAAAAACCGCATAATCCATAATTTATTGGTTCATCCGGTTAATGCGTACCCTTCCCTTCCGCCTGTCATTGCGAGCCGAACCTAATGCGAAGCAATCCCGAAGAATTTCGCAGGCTGCGCCAGGATCAAAAGCTTTTAACACAGTACAGCCCCTCACAGGCTGCTCCACAGGGTTTTAAAAGAGGGTTTTACAAGGAAGATCTTAAACCCATAAGGTCCTGGTTTAGCCCGTTAAGGATTTTGATTTAACCCCGTGTACCCTGTGTTAAACAAGTTTTTCCCTGTTCCGGTATTTATCCTATCCAGGTGCTCATTCTTACGATGATTCTAATTAATTATCATTTCACATGGATTATACCTTCGTAGATTACGATTCTGCAACCAAAATGGGGCCGGCTGTTACTGGAAAATTTATATGCAATTCAAGGGATTTTCTCCCATTTCCTGTGTGCGCTCTCCAGTGCCTCGGTTGCCAGGCATAAAAGCTCGTAATGTCCCTCGATATCCACCGACAGTCCATGGTTTTCCCTGGAAAGTTCCGCGATCTTTTCTGCCATGCCGGCGGTGGATGCCTCTACGAGCGATTCTTCATTTTCCCGAAGGCCCCGTTCCATCTTTACGATCATATCCTCTAGTTCCATGACCCTGGCTTCCAGCGGACGGAGGGCAAGGGAACGTTCACGGATCGACTCGGCCCTTGCCCTTCTCGCCGCCTTGCTTCGCTTTGAGCCACCTGCCTTTTTCCCTTTTTCCCGGCCCTGAGAATCCTGTCCGGAATCCTCGGCCCGCCAGCCCATTTTCTCGATGAACTGTGGATATGTTCCCTCGAAAACAGATACCGCGCCATTGTCAAACACTATGAGCCGGTTGGCAAACGCTTCAAGGAACCGCTCGTTGTGGGTCACCATGACAAGAGCCCCGTCAAACCGGTCCAGCGCCTCGAAAAGGGCTTCGCCGGACTCCATGTCAAGATGGTTGGTTGGCTCATCAAGAAGAAGAAGGTGAACGGGATCCAGCAGAAGTTTTCCCAGAAGGACTCTGCATCTCTCGCCGCCCGACAGAACGGAGATCCTTTTCAAGGCATTTTCGTCAACGAACATCATCCTTCCGCAAATGGAGATGGATTTCTGCAGGGACCCATCAGGGTCGGAGGACCTGATCTCCTCCACCACAGTCCGATCCGATCGAAGACGTTCCACGTTGGTCTGGGCATAATAACCCACCTTGAGCCTGGGGTGGGACTTAACCTCTCCTTTTATCGGACGAAGTTCCCCGGCAAGGAGGCGGAGCAGGGTGGACTTGCCCTTCCCGTTGGCGCCGATCACCCCGATGCGGTCACCCTTCCCCACAACCACATTCAGATCATCGATGAGTTTCACCTGTTGCCCGGGGTAGGAGAAGGACATGCCGGAGATCTCCATCATCACCCTGGACCTGAAGGGCAGCGAAGTGAAGGAGAAACGGAGAGAACGGATCTCCTCGAGCTTTTCGGCAATGCCGGCCTTCTCCAGGGTCTTTATACGGGACTGGACCAGGCCACCGAGCCTTGCTTTCGCTCTGAACCTCCGGATAAATTCCTCCGTCTGTTGCCTCTTTTTCTCGAGGTTGACTCGGGATTTCTCGAAAATCTCCTCCTCCATCCTGATCTGATGGTAGTATTTCCCGGTATTACCGCGGATTTTGCGGAATTTCCTGCGGTGAATCCCCATGGTGTGGGTGGTCACCTTGTCCATGAACCCCCTGTCGTGCGTTACAAGCAGCAGCTCCCCACTCCATGCGAGAAAAAACCTCTCCAGCCATCTGATGGCGATGATATCCAGATAATTGGTGGGCTCATCGAGAAGGAGGAGATCAGGCCTGGAGACCAGAAGCCTGGCAAGGTTCAGGCGGACCTGGTAGCCGCCGGACAACTCCAACGGGGAGCGCCCCTGGTCGGCGATGGAAAATCCCAGGCCGGCCAGGACCTTTTCAGCCTTCCATAGATCGTCCCGCTCACCGTGATTCAGGTCCTGCGCAGCCTCCATGAGAACGGTCGCCTGAGTAAAATGGAGTATTTGAGCGAGATGTCCGACACGGTAACCTTTGGGGATGGAGAGGCTCCCCGAGTCCGGGGTCTCCTCTCCGGTGATAAGACGGAGGAGCGTCGTCTTGCCGTGTCCGTTTCGGCCCACAAGACCCACCCGTTCACCCCGGTTGATGTTGAAGTTCACCTCGTCGAAGAGGACATGGGAACCATATGATTTGGAGAGGTTTACTACCTTGAGCATCTTTTCAGACCAGAAAGGTTTTTTTCATGATGTTTTTCAAGAGATCATTCGGCTTTAAACATCCGGGGAATCCGAGAAATGGTCAGGTCAGGTTGATTCCCGCCTCGCGGTACTCCTTAAACGAAACGGTGAACCGTGTCCCCCCCCGCCTGTCAAGCTCCATGGTGCCGCCAAGCTGTTCGACCAGGATATTGACCAGCTGCATACCAAGGGATT containing:
- a CDS encoding ABC-F family ATP-binding cassette domain-containing protein, yielding MLKVVNLSKSYGSHVLFDEVNFNINRGERVGLVGRNGHGKTTLLRLITGEETPDSGSLSIPKGYRVGHLAQILHFTQATVLMEAAQDLNHGERDDLWKAEKVLAGLGFSIADQGRSPLELSGGYQVRLNLARLLVSRPDLLLLDEPTNYLDIIAIRWLERFFLAWSGELLLVTHDRGFMDKVTTHTMGIHRRKFRKIRGNTGKYYHQIRMEEEIFEKSRVNLEKKRQQTEEFIRRFRAKARLGGLVQSRIKTLEKAGIAEKLEEIRSLRFSFTSLPFRSRVMMEISGMSFSYPGQQVKLIDDLNVVVGKGDRIGVIGANGKGKSTLLRLLAGELRPIKGEVKSHPRLKVGYYAQTNVERLRSDRTVVEEIRSSDPDGSLQKSISICGRMMFVDENALKRISVLSGGERCRVLLGKLLLDPVHLLLLDEPTNHLDMESGEALFEALDRFDGALVMVTHNERFLEAFANRLIVFDNGAVSVFEGTYPQFIEKMGWRAEDSGQDSQGREKGKKAGGSKRSKAARRARAESIRERSLALRPLEARVMELEDMIVKMERGLRENEESLVEASTAGMAEKIAELSRENHGLSVDIEGHYELLCLATEALESAHRKWEKIP